In the genome of Calditrichota bacterium, the window CACCTTCCCGATTTGCTGCGGTGTACTCGCCTCGAAAATCCTGATCACGGTTATTTTTTTTCTCTTGATTTTAGCAACTCTTTTTCCTTATTTTAAAGACATTTATAACGACTGGTATTTTGTGCTGGTTCTTCCGGGGGTGGATGTGTTTCTGGTGTACGTGATATGGGCGCTCTGGAAAAGCACGGAGCCCGCTCATCTCCACAAACTCAGTACGGCACTCAAAGTGGATATGCTGGTGGGATTGGTGTCGATTTTGGTGGGAATCCAGAATTTCTGAGACATTAAAAATCAAATGGTAAAATTAGACTGCCCACGAATCTCACGAATTATCACGAACTGATTTTATTAAATTTGAATTCGCGCAATTCGCGGGTATTTTTTTATTTTAGGTGACTAAAGATGCGGATCGTTTTACAACGGGTAACAGAAGCTTCTGTTTCAGTGGATGGAAAAATTGTGGGTGAAATTGGCAAGGGTCTTGTGCTTTTGGTGGGGATCAAAAACGGAGACACCGAGGACGATGCCCGATACCTGGCCGACAAATGTTTGCAGCTTCGGATTTTCGAGGACACCGCCGGCAAGATGAACATCTCCGGTTTGGAGATAGGAGCGGACATTCTGGCCGTTTCCCAATTCACCCTGTACGGGAACACCCGTAAGGGGCGCCGCCCCAGTTTTGTCCAGGCGGCCCCGCCGGAGATTTCGAGTCCCCTGTTTGACCGTTTTGTGCACATGCTGAAGGAAAGTGGTCTGAACGTGGCGACCGGGATTTTCGGGGCCGACATGCTGGTCAAAATTTACAATGACGGGCCGGTCACCATCATTCTCGACAGCGAAGACCGCTACAAACCCCGGCGTGAAAAATAGGCCTGAGGCGCAAAATCTTGCGTCTCTGCGCGAACCGCCGCTTGATTTACGGTTGTTTCCCAAATATGAAAAAAGACGCCGATTAATTTGAATTGACAACCCATTGAATCCTAAAGAAATAGACAAAATCAACCGATGAGCTTAATTGAGCTGCACAGGCCCTTAATTTTGGCCTCCGAGTCACCCCGCCGGGCACAACTGCTTCGTCAGGTGGGATTTGCATTCACAATTATACCGGCCAACGTGGACGAAACCCTTAAACCGGGTCTTTCTCCGGAAATTCAGGCACAGGAATTGGCGTTTCGGAAAGCCTCTCAAGTAGCCAGGCAGGTTCCGGATGGGTTTATTGTGAGCGCAGACACGCTTGTAGTTTTGGATTCCAAAATTTTGGGGAAACCCGGTTCGGAAGAAGAAGCCAAAAAAATGCTGGGCTTTTTAAGCGGTCGCACCCACGATGTATTCACCGGATTTACGATAATTGCGAATCCAGAGGGTAAAGTCATCACCGATGTCGAGAGAACGGAAGTCACCTTTCGACAACTGGAAGCGTGGGAAATCGATCGGTACATTAAATGCGATCAGCCATTGGACAAAGCGGGTGCCTATGGAATTCAGGATAGGGGTGCTCTTTTTGTTGAATCCATCAACGGATGTTATTATAATGTAGTGGGTTTTCCCTTGGCAAAGTTTTATAATCACCTAAAATCACTCTTAATTGAATTGGAGCAATGAGGAATTAGTAGAATGCCGACTCCCAAAGAATTCGGAAAAATGCTTCGCAAAGCCCGACTGGCAAAAAAAATGCGGACGCGTGATTTGCACAAAGCCACAAAAATCAATGAGGATTATCTCAAGGATCTGGAAGACGGCAAACTGACATTTTTACCCGAACCCTACATTCGTGCTTTTCTCCGAACCATTGCAAATGAACTGGGTTTGCCTCCGGAAAAGGTTCTTCAGGATTTTGATGATATTTTGCATCCGGCGGATTTTTTATGGGAAAAGGATGAAACGGAGGCAAAGGGTCAAACGGTTCCGGAGCCGAAAGAAAAGAAAAAAAAGAAAATATCGGAACAGGAGAAAAAATCACCGGAAGTGATTTCGAAAAAATCGCTTCCCGAGGAGAAGAAAGCATCGCAGAAGTCTGTCGCGCCTTCCACGAAAGCCGATCATAAAAAAACGGTTTCTTCCGAAAAAGTGAAACCCAGTTCAAAACCGGGGAGTAAAACATCCAACAAGACAGAGGTGCTCTTGGTTGTGGCTGTGGCCATCATCTTCCTTTCTGTGGGGTACATCTACTGGAAATACGGGCGGCAGTATTTTGTGGAAAAAAAGGAACCCGTCAGGGAAATTACGGTGTTTGAAGCGCATGACGACATTGTAAAACACGAAGAGCAGGCTAAAAAGGCGCAGCATGTCACGCCATCTGTTCAAAAACAAGAAACAAAATCCGGACCAACCCCTCAAAAGGTAAAGCTGCACATTGTCACATTGGATACAACCTGGCTGCGGGTTATTCGCGATGGAAAGGATACCAGCGAATATATTTTTCGCCCGGGCAACACACGCGATTTTGAAGCAGATTCTTTGATCCAGCTCAAAATGGGGCGAGCTGACGGATTGAGGCTGTGGGTCAATGGGGATTCTCTTGGCACCCTTGGTTCTTCGTCTCAGGTGGTACGCAAATTGGTAATTGACCGGAAGGGAATCCGGGAGAAGAAGCTGTGGCGCCCCAAGCCGATCGCTAAAAATTAATTTGGAGATTCCGTACAGGATGGTTATTGTTCATCTTTCTGATCTGCACTTATGCAGGAAAAATCGCCCCCAAAATTTGGATTTTACCCGGCGTTTATTGGAATACGGGTTGGAGAATGGCGGCGAACATTTTGTAATTACCGGGGATGTGACGCACGATGGTAATCCCGATGATTTTTTGGATTTGCGAAATCTTTTGCAGGAATACGATTTGCTTCGTTCGGACAAACTGTCGATGGTTATCGGAAATCACGACATCTTCGGCGGAGTGTACCTGGCATCGGATATTGCAACATTTCCGGATCGCTGCAAGACCACCAATTACTCTGAAAAGGTTAAGACATTCAGAGACTACTTTTTTGAAGCGTTTGAAGGGACCCTTTATCCCCCGTTAAATGAAGGCATGGTTTACGCGAAATGCTTATCGGGCGTCTTATTTGTTTCATTCAATTCGAATGATCGCTATTCTCTGTTCAGGAATCCCTTTTCGGCGGCCGGCAATGTCACAAAAGACCAATTAAAAGAATTAAAACGCATTTTCGAATCTGATTTTTACACGGATTGTGTGAAAATTGTTTTGACCCATCACCATTTTAATGAACCGTATAAAAAATATTCAACGGTCAAAAAGAAAATGTTCAAATTTATTGAAGAACAGGGCAACCACTTGCGCCATCGAAAACAGTTAATCACACTGCTTCGAAAAAACAAGGTTGATCTTGTTCTCCACGGTCACGTGCACGAATCCGCCGCGTATTCCAAAAAAGGACTGCACTTTTTAAATGCCGGCGGATCGATTGACAAGAATCGCCCCGGGGAATTGAAGATGAATATTGTTACGGTGAAAGACCGCGTGGTTCAGACCGAAATTCGAATAATCCCTGCAAAGGGAGTGATTCACACGAAAGATGTGTATTCACGCCCCGTATTAAGACCGGAAGCAGGCATTTTGGCCTGAGCCGCCCGGGAGTGGGTTGGGAACCACGCATCTAATTTCTTCCCGGTCTTCTGCGCTTCCGGGCCATGGCCCTCACAGCCGCCTTTTCTTTCAATTTCGGAACCACCCACAGGGTGTAGGCTGTGGTAAATAAAAAGAAAAGAGCCATCCCAAAAGCCACCCAGTAGTTCTGGAAAAGCACCTTGCCGTTGTAATCCCGTGTCACGTCAGCAAAAATGCCGATTAACAATCCCGTGAAAACAATAATCGTTAAGACAGGGAATGTGATTCCCAGCGGAATTTTAAAGTCGCGGGGTGTATCGGGAATTTTCCTCCTCAAACGGATCACACAAATGGCCATGACCACGTAAATAAAGCATTCCAGCGCGGCAGCCATCATAATAATGTACAAATATTGTCCGGTGAAAAAGATCACCAGCGAGATGGCAATGGAAAACAGGACAAGTCCCAGGATGGCAACCCAGGGTGTTGCGTAGGTTAAATGCAGTTTGCTAAAGGATCGGGGCAGCACATTGTCCCGCGCCATGGCGTAGGTAAAACGCGATGTATTAAGCAATCCGGCATTAAACGATGTGACCGATGCCAGAATGCTCATAAAAACAAAGAGAACCACCCCATTTGATCCCAATAAATTTCGTGCAAACAGGATGTGGGGGATCGGGGTGCCGGAGCGGAGTTGCGCTTCGGTCAGGCCCTGGTGCATGGCTACAATGAACAGGGCGTAGGTTACGGAAAGCAATCCGATCGCAATCATCATTCCTTTGCTGATCATGCGATAGTCGGTTGTTTCTTCTGCCAGCGGGGTCACCCACTCATATCCGACATATAAGAAGATCCCTACACCGGCGGCCTGCAAAATACTTCCTGCATGAGCGTTGGGCTGATGCCAGGGAAAATCGAAATGAAAACCGTGTTTCCAGAAGGCATAAAGGGAAACGAGAATCAAAAATGAGAGCATGGAGTAGGTCAGAATATCCTGCACAATACCGGTGATTTTTACGCCGCGGAGGTTGATAAGGCCCACAAAAACAATGAAAAAAATGATCCAGAAAAGACGGTCCCAATAGAGACTAAAAAGGTGAAAAGAATGACTTAAGACGCTTGACAGCAAAAAACTCTCGGCGCCGACCATGGAAATCCCCAGCACCACATAAAACATGCCGATAATGATGGCCGTTTTTTCCGAGAAGGCGTTCTGAATAAACAATTTAATTCCGGCGGCCGTTGGGTAAAGGGAGGTCAATTCCGAGAAATTGAGCGATGAGAGCAGGGCCAACAGTCCCGCAACCAAAATGGAAATCCATGCCAGATCACCCGAAACCATATTAGCGACCTGCAACCCCGCCAGGTAACAGGATGTGGCCAGAGCCATTCCGGCCGAGGTGGAAACTACCGTCCGCAGTTTAATGACCTTTTTTAATTGAATCATGGATCAACCCTTTCAGTCATCAGGCCAGATAATCATTGAAATGGCGTCCAGTC includes:
- a CDS encoding D-tyrosyl-tRNA(Tyr) deacylase, with product MRIVLQRVTEASVSVDGKIVGEIGKGLVLLVGIKNGDTEDDARYLADKCLQLRIFEDTAGKMNISGLEIGADILAVSQFTLYGNTRKGRRPSFVQAAPPEISSPLFDRFVHMLKESGLNVATGIFGADMLVKIYNDGPVTIILDSEDRYKPRREK
- a CDS encoding septum formation inhibitor Maf: MHRPLILASESPRRAQLLRQVGFAFTIIPANVDETLKPGLSPEIQAQELAFRKASQVARQVPDGFIVSADTLVVLDSKILGKPGSEEEAKKMLGFLSGRTHDVFTGFTIIANPEGKVITDVERTEVTFRQLEAWEIDRYIKCDQPLDKAGAYGIQDRGALFVESINGCYYNVVGFPLAKFYNHLKSLLIELEQ
- a CDS encoding helix-turn-helix domain-containing protein; translated protein: MPTPKEFGKMLRKARLAKKMRTRDLHKATKINEDYLKDLEDGKLTFLPEPYIRAFLRTIANELGLPPEKVLQDFDDILHPADFLWEKDETEAKGQTVPEPKEKKKKKISEQEKKSPEVISKKSLPEEKKASQKSVAPSTKADHKKTVSSEKVKPSSKPGSKTSNKTEVLLVVAVAIIFLSVGYIYWKYGRQYFVEKKEPVREITVFEAHDDIVKHEEQAKKAQHVTPSVQKQETKSGPTPQKVKLHIVTLDTTWLRVIRDGKDTSEYIFRPGNTRDFEADSLIQLKMGRADGLRLWVNGDSLGTLGSSSQVVRKLVIDRKGIREKKLWRPKPIAKN
- a CDS encoding metallophosphoesterase, with amino-acid sequence MVIVHLSDLHLCRKNRPQNLDFTRRLLEYGLENGGEHFVITGDVTHDGNPDDFLDLRNLLQEYDLLRSDKLSMVIGNHDIFGGVYLASDIATFPDRCKTTNYSEKVKTFRDYFFEAFEGTLYPPLNEGMVYAKCLSGVLFVSFNSNDRYSLFRNPFSAAGNVTKDQLKELKRIFESDFYTDCVKIVLTHHHFNEPYKKYSTVKKKMFKFIEEQGNHLRHRKQLITLLRKNKVDLVLHGHVHESAAYSKKGLHFLNAGGSIDKNRPGELKMNIVTVKDRVVQTEIRIIPAKGVIHTKDVYSRPVLRPEAGILA
- a CDS encoding APC family permease yields the protein MIQLKKVIKLRTVVSTSAGMALATSCYLAGLQVANMVSGDLAWISILVAGLLALLSSLNFSELTSLYPTAAGIKLFIQNAFSEKTAIIIGMFYVVLGISMVGAESFLLSSVLSHSFHLFSLYWDRLFWIIFFIVFVGLINLRGVKITGIVQDILTYSMLSFLILVSLYAFWKHGFHFDFPWHQPNAHAGSILQAAGVGIFLYVGYEWVTPLAEETTDYRMISKGMMIAIGLLSVTYALFIVAMHQGLTEAQLRSGTPIPHILFARNLLGSNGVVLFVFMSILASVTSFNAGLLNTSRFTYAMARDNVLPRSFSKLHLTYATPWVAILGLVLFSIAISLVIFFTGQYLYIIMMAAALECFIYVVMAICVIRLRRKIPDTPRDFKIPLGITFPVLTIIVFTGLLIGIFADVTRDYNGKVLFQNYWVAFGMALFFLFTTAYTLWVVPKLKEKAAVRAMARKRRRPGRN